From Nicotiana tabacum cultivar K326 unplaced genomic scaffold, ASM71507v2 Un00006, whole genome shotgun sequence, one genomic window encodes:
- the LOC107794877 gene encoding (-)-alpha-terpineol synthase-like — protein MLTSVLFGRTIRRVTLLVMCYKSWICCSLFLTMDLRRSGNYKPSIWEDGYVQSRATFYAEEKHYERAAGLKEEVRRMLEKTIHPLELLELVDILQRLGLSYHFEEEIDRVLKQMYVNFCTTNRNDGQKSEDLYATALEFRLLRQEGYHVPQEMFYAFMDKEGKFKTSLVVDTNGLLSLYEACYLCMEGESILEIARDFTTHFLTESLNKKTDKNLAEQVSHALEMPLHWRMQRLEARWFIEEVYHKRENMNPLILELAKLDYNMVQATYLEELKQMSRWDKNIKLVKKMSFVRDRLVEGFLWAVGFTPNPQFGYCRKFSTKLSVFLTTIDDIYDVYGTMDELELFTDIVDRWDINAIERLPDYMKICFLALFNSMNELAYDILKEQGFSIISHIRKQWANLCKAYLLEVKWYQSRYTPSLNEFLRNAWITNTGPVLIMHAYFCITNPIKEEELECLKNYPAIIQSPSLILRLANDLATSPDEIKKGDYLKSIHCYMHESGRSEENARNYIKQLIDQTWKKMNKDILRDSSFSKDFRTTAMNLARIAQCMYQHGDGFGIPDRETKDRIRSLFFEPIPLS, from the exons ATGTTGACAAGTGTATTATTTGGGCGTACAATCCGTAGAGTTACTTTACTTGTCATGTGCTATAAAAGCTGGATTTGTTGCTCACTTTTCCTAACAATGGATCTTAGGAGGTCAGGAAACTACAAACCTAGCATTTGGGAAGATGGATATGTCCAATCACGAGCTACATTTTACGCT GAAGAGAAACATTATGAACGAGCTGCCGGACTAAAAGAAGAGGTGAGGAGAATGCTAGAGAAAACGATCCACCCATTGGAACTACTTGAGCTCGTTGACATTTTGCAAAGACTTGGTTTGTCCTATCACTTTGAGGAAGAAATTGATAGAGTTTTGAAGCAAATGTACGTTAATTTTTGTACTACAAATAGAAATGATGGGCAGAAGAGCGAAGATTTGTATGCTACAGCTCTAGAATTTCGACTCCTTAGACAAGAGGGCTATCACGTCCCTCaag AGATGTTTTACGCTTTCATGGATAAGGAAGGGAAGTTCAAAACAAGCCTTGTTGTGGATACTAACGGACTGCTGAGTTTGTATGAAGCTTGCTATCTTTGTATGGAAGGTGAAAGCATTTTGGAAATAGCTCGAGATTTCACCACTCATTTTCTCACGGAAAGCCTTAACAAGAAGACAGATAAGAATCTTGCTGAGCAAGTAAGCCATGCTTTAGAAATGCCTTTACATTGGAGGATGCAGAGGCTAGAAGCAAGATGGTTTATAGAAGAAGTTTATCACAAAAGAGAGAACATGAATCCTCTTATACTTGAACTTGCAAAGTTGGACTACAACATGGTACAAGCTACATACTTGGAGGAACTAAAACAAATGTCAAG GTGGGATAAGAACATTAAACTTGTTAAAAAGATGAGCTTTGTTAGGGACAGATTGGTGGAGGGCTTTTTATGGGCTGTTGGTTTCACTCCTAATCCTCAGTTTGGATACTGCCGAAAGTTTTCAACAAAGCTTTCTGTATTCCTCACAACAATTGATGACATCTATGATGTTTATGGCACCATGGATGAACTTGAGCTTTTCACTGATATTGTTGACAG ATGGGACATCAATGCAATAGAGCGACTACCTGACTACATGAAAATCTGCTTCCTAGCTCTCTTCAACTCCATGAATGAACTGGCTTATGATATTCTCAAAGAACAAGGCTTCAGCATAATTTCACATATAAGGAAGCAG TGGGCTAACCTATGTAAAGCCTACTTACTGGAAGTGAAGTGGTACCAGAGTAGATACACACCAAGCTTGAATGAGTTCCTGAGAAATGCATGGATAACAAACACTGGTCCTGTACTAATAATGCATGCTTATTTTTGCATCACAAACCCCATAAAGGAGGAGGAACTGGAATGCTTAAAGAATTATCCTGCTATTATTCAATCGCCTTCGCTAATTCTTCGTCTTGCAAATGACTTGGCAACTTCACCT GATGAAATCAAGAAAGGGGATTATCTTAAATCAATCCACTGCTACATGCATGAGTCAGGAAGGTCTGAAGAAAATGCTCGAAACTATATAAAGCAATTAATTGATCAGACCTGGAAGAAGATGAACAAAGATATTCTAAGGGACAGCTCCTTCTCAAAGGATTTTAGAACAACTGCAATGAATCTTGCTAGGATTGCTCAATGCATGTACCAGCATGGAGATGGATTTGGAATTCCAGATCGTGAGACAAAGGATCGGATCCGCTCCTTGTTCTTTGAGCCCATTCCTCTTTCATGA
- the LOC107794878 gene encoding uncharacterized protein LOC107794878 codes for MPKKFRMLEIPTYNGTTDLNEHVTSYTCAIKGNNLEDDEIESVLLKMFGETLSKGAMIWYHNLPPNSIDSFAMLADTFVKAHAGAIKVETRKSDLFKVNQGDNEMIREFMSMFQIEMMDLPRVAHDWAIQALTQGLNSQSSLASQQLKRNLIEYVALTWANIRQSGPERHQGYQSITSASMLPASYQSSDTSKDSKWPQPLQSDPAQRYPNLMCKYHGTHGHRTKDCRQLREEVAWLFNNGHLREFISDRPKTHFRNRDSNKETEQEEPQHIINMIIGGVDIPHGPILKCTKVSFTRENRTRDYMPEGTIFFNDEDTEGIMQPHNDALNHSKDEVLRHRGGYEIQRYIQKVMDSQHEGNTLDSTPGIEVPHTGRDQNSLQRSHGVTGRYVVNLGPYHQ; via the exons ATGCCAAAGAAGTTCCGTATGCTCGAAATTCCAACGTATAACGGGACAACGGATCTGAATGAACacgtgacctcctacacgtgtgcAATCAAGGGAAATaacttggaagatgacgaaatcgagtcGGTTCTCCTAAAAATGTTCGGGGAAACCCTGtctaaaggagcaatgatatggtatcacaacctgccccCTAATTCCATTGATTCGTTTGCCATGCTTGCGGATACCTTCGTAAAAGCTCATGCCGGGGCCATCAAAGTTGAGACCAGAAAATCAGACCTCTTTAAAGTCAACCAAGGAGATAACGAAATGATTAGGGAGTTCATGTCGATGTTTCAAATTGAAATGATGGATTTGCCCCGGGTTGCGCACGATTGGGCTATTCAAGCATTGACTCAAGGACTCAACTCCCAAAGCTCTTTGGCTTCACAGCAACTGAAACGGAATTTGATAGAGTACGTGGCGCTAACTTGGGCTAACATCC GCCAATCGGGGCCAGAGAGGCACCAAGGTTATCAGAGCATAACTTCAGCGTCAATGTTGCCGGCATCGTATCAGTCATCGGACACATCAAAAGATAGCAAGTGGCCTCAGCCATTGCAGTCCGATCCTGCCCAAAGATACCCCaacctgatgtgtaagtatcatggcacccacgGCCACAGGACCAAAGACTGCCGACAACTAAGAGAAGAAGTAGCCTGGTTATTCAATAACGGACACCTCCGAGAGTTTATAAGTGATCGACCAAAAActcacttcaggaatagggactccaacaagGAGACTgagcaagaggaacctcagcacatcatcaacatgatcataGGTGGAGTCGACATCCCACATGGGCCAATACTAAAGTGCACTAAGGTGTCCTTTACAAGGGAAAATCGAACCAGAGATTACATGCCGGAAGGGACCATCTTTTTCAATGATGAAGACACTGAAGGCATCAtgcaacctcataacgatgccctg AACCATTCAAAAGACGAAGTTCTACGTCATCGAGggggatatgagatacaacgctaTATTCAGAAGgtcatggattcacaacatgagggcaataccCTTGACTCTACACCAGGCATTGAAGTTCCCCACACTGGGAGGGATCAAAACAGTTTACAGAGATCTCACGGCGTAACCGGACGTTACGTCGTAAATCTCGGCCCGTATCATCAGTGA
- the LOC107830133 gene encoding uncharacterized protein LOC107830133 encodes MYEHAHKLFDEMPNLKCQRTVYAFNALLEACVRAEKYDTMRELFQELPEELSIEHDVVSYNTLIKALCKSGSLDFAISVMDEMENQGIKPDKVTFNTLLKAYHECKKFSEAEDLWVLMQKKNIVADLWSYNIRLRGLVANNQVNEAIGLFEEMGKKDIIPNALSYNTIIKMFVGDRNLEEAKRWNEKMAENERYPDNATFGMLIHFACDKDDLDFVLDLCKKSMDSKVTVHNATMQRIVDDLVQHSKLEVAKELVNLAKSYKRFRYKLSFPLLQ; translated from the coding sequence ATGTATGAACATGCCCATAAATTGTTCGACGAAATGCCAAACTTAAAATGTCAGCGAACTGTTTATGCTTTCAATGCCCTTCTAGAAGCCTGCGTAAGGGCAGAAAAGTACGATACTATGAGAGAGTTGTTTCAGGAATTACCTGAGGAGTTATCGATTGAGCATGATGTAGTGTCCTATAATACTTTGATTAAGGCATTATGTAAATCTGGTTCTTTGGATTTTGCTATCAGTGTAATGGATGAGATGGAAAATCAGGGGATTAAACCTGATAAAGTGACTTTCAATACGCTTTTGAAAGCTTATCATGAATGTAAAAAGTTTTCTGAAGCAGAGGATTTGTGGGTATTGATGCAAAAGAAAAACATTGTTGCTGACCTGTGGAGTTACAACATTAGATTACGAGGTTTAGTTGCGAATAACCAGGTTAACGAGGCGATTGGGTTGTTTGAGGAGATGGGGAAGAAAGACATCATCCCCAATGCTTTGAGTTATAACACGATAATCAAAATGTTTGTGGGTGATAGGAACTTGGAGGAGGCGAAAAGATGGAATGAGAAAATGGCGGAAAATGAGCGTTATCCGGATAATGCAACATTTGGGATGCTCATTCATTTTGCTTGTGACAAGGATGATCTTGATTTTGTACTTGACTTGTGTAAGAAATCTATGGATTCAAAAGTTACAGTTCATAATGCAACAATGCAGAGGATAGTTGATGACCTGGTTCAGCATTCGAAGCTTGAAGTCGCAAAGGAGCTGGTGAACTTGGCCAAATCATATAAGCGATTCCGGTATAAGCTTTCGTTTCCTTTGCTTCAATAG